A single Balneola sp. DNA region contains:
- a CDS encoding N-acetyltransferase, translating into METERLKLRLINEEDANFLFRLMNTEKWHLNIGDRNITSDERAREYMNSRMSPVLEEKGFINHVMIEKKSGDPVGTCSIHDRNGVDGLDIGYALLSEFEGLGYATEGALMMVKVAFERFEQEEISAITTDNNTVSCKVLDRLGFRHQSYIKLPDGNEELKLYTLGRKEFEERSN; encoded by the coding sequence ATGGAAACGGAGCGACTAAAACTAAGACTCATTAATGAAGAAGATGCCAACTTCCTCTTCAGGCTGATGAATACAGAAAAATGGCACCTCAATATTGGAGACAGAAATATCACAAGCGATGAGCGTGCAAGGGAATACATGAATTCCCGGATGAGTCCTGTATTAGAGGAGAAAGGTTTCATTAACCATGTGATGATCGAAAAGAAGTCTGGTGATCCTGTGGGGACTTGTAGCATACATGACAGAAATGGAGTTGATGGATTAGATATCGGGTATGCACTCCTTTCAGAATTTGAAGGACTAGGATACGCTACGGAAGGTGCATTGATGATGGTGAAGGTGGCCTTTGAAAGGTTTGAACAAGAAGAAATAAGTGCCATTACTACAGATAACAATACCGTATCCTGCAAAGTGTTAGATAGGCTCGGTTTTCGACACCAATCGTATATCAAACTTCCAGATGGTAATGAAGAGCTAAAACTATATACACTAGGGAGAAAAGAATTTGAAGAACGATCGAACTAA